A single Thiohalobacter thiocyanaticus DNA region contains:
- the rpsB gene encoding 30S ribosomal protein S2, which translates to MADVTMRQMLEAGVHFGHQTRFWNPKMAPFIFGERSKIHIINLEKTLPLYNEAMNYLGSLAAKGGSILFVGTKRSARDAIAEEAQRCGMPYVSHRWLGGMLTNYKTVRQSIRRLKDLEAMSTDGTFEQVGKKEALMLRREMEKLERSLGGIKNMKGIPDAMFVIDVGHEKIAVSEARKLGVPVIGVVDTNNSINGIDYVIPGNDDAIRAIRLYVQGAADAVLAGRGTAVRIPEGEDDFVEVDEAGGEGAEAKA; encoded by the coding sequence ATGGCAGACGTTACCATGCGCCAGATGCTGGAAGCCGGCGTGCACTTCGGACATCAGACCCGCTTCTGGAACCCCAAAATGGCGCCGTTCATCTTCGGTGAACGCAGCAAGATCCACATCATCAACCTGGAAAAGACCCTCCCGCTGTACAACGAGGCGATGAACTACCTCGGCAGCCTTGCCGCCAAGGGCGGGAGCATCCTGTTCGTCGGCACCAAGCGCTCGGCCCGTGATGCCATCGCCGAGGAGGCGCAGCGCTGCGGCATGCCCTACGTCAGCCACCGCTGGCTCGGCGGCATGCTCACCAACTACAAGACCGTGCGCCAGTCCATCCGCCGGCTCAAGGACCTGGAGGCCATGTCCACCGACGGCACCTTCGAGCAGGTCGGCAAGAAGGAGGCGCTGATGCTGCGCCGCGAGATGGAGAAGCTCGAGCGCAGCCTGGGCGGTATCAAGAACATGAAGGGCATCCCCGATGCCATGTTCGTCATCGATGTCGGCCACGAGAAGATCGCCGTCAGCGAGGCCAGGAAACTGGGCGTGCCCGTCATCGGCGTGGTGGACACCAACAATTCCATCAACGGCATCGACTACGTGATCCCCGGCAATGACGATGCCATTCGCGCCATCCGCCTCTATGTGCAGGGTGCAGCCGATGCCGTACTGGCCGGGCGCGGCACCGCCGTGCGCATTCCCGAGGGCGAGGACGACTTCGTCGAGGTCGACGAGGCCGGCGGGGAAGGCGCCGAAGCCAAGGCCTGA
- the dapC gene encoding succinyldiaminopimelate transaminase, translated as MNPDLERLQPYPFERLARLKADASPPVDRAHIDLSIGEPKHAAPHFVAEALISHLHGLSQYPVTRGQPELRRAVADWLSRRFQLPADSLDPQTMVLPVNGTREALFAFAQAVVDRNAARPRVLMPNPFYQIYEGAALLAGAEPVLLNTTPESGYLPDFDRVPEAVWADCQLLYLCSPGNPTGTVLNIATLQRLIELAERHDFILAADECYSEIYPDEAAPPPGLLQAAAAMGRTDYRRCVVFHSLSKRSNLPGLRSGFVAGDAEVLQAFFRYRTYHGCAMPPATQAASLQAWQDEAHVRDNRELYRQKFAAVTDILQPVLDVAPPQAGFYLWPRTPIADTDFARGLFAEEQVTVLPGSFLSRDTDSGNPGADHVRMALVAPLEDCIEAAHRIRSFIERINP; from the coding sequence ATGAACCCGGATCTGGAACGGCTGCAGCCCTACCCCTTCGAACGCCTGGCCCGGCTCAAGGCAGACGCCTCGCCGCCGGTGGACAGGGCCCATATCGATCTGTCCATCGGCGAGCCCAAGCATGCTGCCCCGCATTTTGTCGCCGAGGCCCTGATCAGTCACCTGCATGGCCTGTCGCAGTATCCGGTCACTCGCGGCCAGCCCGAACTGCGTCGTGCCGTCGCCGACTGGCTGAGCCGCCGTTTTCAGCTGCCGGCCGACAGCCTGGATCCGCAGACCATGGTGCTGCCGGTCAACGGCACCCGCGAGGCCCTGTTCGCCTTCGCCCAGGCCGTGGTCGACCGCAATGCGGCCCGGCCGCGGGTGCTCATGCCCAATCCCTTCTACCAGATCTACGAGGGCGCGGCCCTGCTGGCCGGCGCCGAGCCGGTTTTGCTCAACACCACCCCGGAATCGGGCTACCTGCCCGATTTCGACCGGGTGCCCGAGGCCGTCTGGGCCGACTGTCAGCTGCTCTATCTCTGCTCGCCCGGCAACCCCACCGGCACCGTGCTGAACATTGCGACGCTGCAGCGGCTGATCGAACTGGCCGAGCGGCATGACTTCATCCTCGCCGCCGACGAGTGCTATTCCGAGATCTATCCCGACGAGGCCGCGCCGCCGCCCGGCCTGCTGCAGGCCGCCGCCGCCATGGGCCGCACCGACTATCGCCGCTGCGTGGTATTCCACAGCCTGTCCAAGCGCTCCAACCTGCCGGGGCTGCGTTCGGGCTTCGTCGCCGGTGACGCCGAGGTGCTGCAGGCCTTCTTCCGCTATCGCACCTATCACGGTTGCGCCATGCCGCCGGCCACCCAGGCCGCCAGCCTGCAGGCCTGGCAGGACGAGGCGCACGTGCGCGACAATCGCGAACTGTACCGGCAGAAGTTCGCGGCCGTCACCGACATCCTGCAGCCGGTACTCGACGTCGCCCCGCCGCAGGCCGGCTTCTACCTGTGGCCGCGCACCCCGATCGCGGACACCGACTTCGCCCGCGGCCTGTTCGCCGAGGAACAGGTCACGGTGCTGCCCGGCAGTTTTCTTTCCCGCGACACCGACAGCGGCAACCCCGGTGCCGACCATGTACGCATGGCCCTGGTCGCGCCGCTGGAGGACTGCATCGAGGCCGCCCACCGCATCCGGTCATTCATCGAACGCATCAACCCCTAA
- a CDS encoding TusE/DsrC/DsvC family sulfur relay protein, producing the protein MTKPPLYETPDKPAMPDPGDPMADLEEWSESRAHTLATEEGITLSDEHMTLLHGLRELYRKNPHFHAREALECMEDRTAANGGKKHLYELFPKGPVRQACRIAGLPVPADAKNESFGSVM; encoded by the coding sequence ATGACCAAGCCCCCGCTGTACGAAACTCCGGACAAGCCAGCGATGCCGGATCCCGGCGACCCCATGGCGGATCTGGAGGAATGGTCGGAATCCCGTGCCCATACCCTGGCGACGGAAGAGGGTATCACCCTGAGTGACGAACACATGACGCTGCTGCACGGGCTGCGCGAACTGTATCGCAAGAATCCGCACTTCCACGCCCGGGAGGCGCTGGAGTGCATGGAGGACCGCACCGCAGCCAACGGCGGCAAGAAGCATCTCTACGAATTGTTTCCGAAGGGGCCGGTGCGCCAGGCCTGCAGGATCGCCGGTCTGCCGGTGCCGGCCGACGCCAAGAACGAATCCTTCGGCAGCGTGATGTAA
- the glnD gene encoding [protein-PII] uridylyltransferase → MIATPEPRIQFPDRPALPDILDTGALDAQLAGNARPMAVLREALKQGDATLRHHFEAGAPAPELVYGRCWLIDQLLRRAWALYFDPQATDISLVAVGGYGRAELLPGSDIDLLILLAEGAEPGHAEAIREFLADLWDMGVEVGHSVRTIAECVEHGRADITIATNLLEARHLTGSHALYEQMRERTGPEHMWNGRDFFDAKLREQDVRHHKYHDTAYNLEPNIKENPGGLRDIQMIGWVAKRHYGVLTLHGLVEHGFLTEHEYETLVEGQSFLWRIRFALHSLTRRREDRLLFDHQRTLAAQLGYQAADSPNLSVELFMKDYYRTVFELNRLNEMLLQLFKEQILYADDSADPVVINKRFQSRKGFIEVAHPNVFRRYPFALLEIFLVMAQHPNLKGVRASTIRLIRDHRHLIDEDFRNDLRSRALFMEIIRQPHGVTHELRRMNRYGILAAYLPVFGRIVGQMQYDLFHAFTVDEHTLFVVRNIRRLTVPEFAHELPFASELIRKIPKQELLILAALFHDIAKGRGGDHSELGADEARRFCQHHGLSRYDSELVAWLVQNHLLMSTTAQRRDISDPAVINEFAQAVGSRMRLNYLYLLTVADIRGTNQELWNSWKAALLSELYNVTSQALRRGLENPLDQAELVAVTRHRARDRLLEDGFDQDQLEPLWDNFTEEYFLRHSPDEIVWQTHAILDRDDPHAPLIALRPSPERGGTEIFVYMPTDPGLFERITAMLDQMGLDVMDARILTSEDHYALDSYVVLDDHGRAIEDPARIREIRQALIQGLGKPHGEATRVTRRPPRQFRHFDIRTLIEFKQDAPNQRTIMELITGDRPGLLSAVARAFTHCDVNIRNARIATFGARAEDVFYITDHDHRPIRDQAVLDSLREHIINELEQKTDQDPASGT, encoded by the coding sequence ATGATTGCCACCCCGGAACCCCGGATCCAGTTCCCCGACCGTCCGGCGCTGCCCGACATCCTGGACACCGGGGCGCTGGATGCGCAGCTGGCCGGCAACGCACGGCCGATGGCGGTACTGCGCGAGGCGCTGAAGCAGGGGGACGCCACCCTGCGCCATCACTTCGAGGCGGGCGCGCCCGCGCCGGAACTGGTCTACGGCCGCTGCTGGCTGATCGACCAGTTGCTGCGCCGGGCCTGGGCGCTGTACTTCGACCCGCAGGCCACTGACATCTCCCTCGTCGCGGTCGGCGGCTACGGCCGCGCCGAACTGCTGCCGGGTTCTGACATCGACCTCCTCATCCTGCTGGCGGAAGGCGCCGAGCCGGGCCATGCGGAAGCCATCCGCGAATTCCTCGCCGACCTCTGGGACATGGGGGTGGAGGTCGGTCACAGCGTGCGCACCATCGCCGAGTGCGTGGAACACGGCCGCGCCGACATCACCATCGCCACCAACCTGCTGGAGGCGCGCCACCTGACCGGCTCCCATGCCCTCTACGAGCAGATGCGCGAGCGCACCGGCCCGGAGCACATGTGGAATGGCCGCGACTTCTTCGACGCCAAGCTCAGGGAACAGGATGTCCGCCATCACAAGTACCACGACACCGCCTACAACCTGGAACCGAACATCAAGGAAAACCCCGGCGGACTGCGCGACATCCAGATGATCGGCTGGGTCGCCAAGCGCCACTACGGCGTGCTGACCCTGCACGGACTGGTCGAGCATGGCTTCCTTACCGAGCACGAATACGAAACCCTGGTCGAGGGCCAGTCCTTCCTCTGGCGCATCCGCTTCGCCCTGCACAGCCTCACCCGCCGGCGCGAAGACCGGCTGCTGTTCGACCATCAGCGCACGCTGGCCGCCCAACTCGGCTACCAGGCCGCGGATTCGCCCAACCTGTCGGTCGAGTTGTTCATGAAGGACTACTACCGCACGGTGTTCGAGCTCAATCGGCTCAACGAAATGCTGTTGCAGCTGTTCAAGGAGCAGATCCTCTATGCTGACGATTCCGCCGACCCGGTGGTCATCAACAAGCGGTTCCAGTCGCGCAAGGGCTTCATCGAGGTCGCCCACCCGAACGTATTCAGGCGCTACCCCTTCGCGCTGCTGGAGATCTTTCTGGTCATGGCCCAGCACCCCAATCTCAAGGGTGTGCGCGCCTCCACCATCCGCCTGATCCGGGACCACCGGCACCTGATCGACGAGGATTTCCGCAACGACCTGCGCAGCCGCGCCCTGTTCATGGAGATCATCCGCCAGCCCCACGGCGTGACTCACGAACTGCGGCGCATGAACCGCTACGGCATTCTCGCTGCCTATCTGCCGGTATTCGGCAGGATCGTCGGCCAGATGCAGTACGACCTGTTCCACGCCTTCACCGTGGATGAGCACACCCTGTTCGTGGTGCGCAACATCCGCCGGCTGACCGTGCCCGAATTCGCCCACGAACTGCCGTTTGCGAGCGAACTGATCAGGAAGATCCCCAAGCAGGAACTGCTGATCCTGGCCGCGCTGTTTCATGACATCGCCAAGGGCCGCGGCGGCGATCACTCCGAGCTCGGCGCCGATGAGGCGCGCCGCTTCTGCCAGCATCATGGCCTGAGCCGCTATGACTCCGAACTGGTGGCCTGGCTGGTGCAGAATCATCTGCTCATGTCGACCACGGCGCAGCGGCGCGATATCAGCGACCCGGCCGTGATCAACGAGTTTGCCCAGGCCGTGGGCAGCCGTATGCGTCTGAACTATCTCTACCTGCTGACCGTCGCCGATATCCGCGGCACCAACCAGGAGCTGTGGAACTCCTGGAAGGCGGCACTGCTGAGCGAACTCTACAACGTCACCAGCCAGGCCCTGCGCCGGGGGCTGGAGAACCCGCTCGACCAGGCCGAACTGGTCGCCGTCACCCGCCACCGCGCCCGTGACCGGCTGCTGGAGGACGGCTTCGACCAGGACCAGCTCGAACCGCTGTGGGACAACTTCACCGAGGAATACTTCCTGCGCCACTCGCCGGACGAGATCGTCTGGCAGACCCACGCCATCCTCGACCGGGACGATCCGCACGCCCCGCTGATCGCACTGCGCCCGAGCCCCGAACGCGGCGGCACCGAGATCTTCGTCTACATGCCGACCGACCCCGGTCTGTTCGAGCGTATCACCGCCATGCTCGACCAGATGGGGCTGGATGTCATGGACGCGCGCATCCTCACCTCCGAGGATCACTATGCCCTGGACAGCTACGTGGTACTGGACGATCACGGCCGGGCGATCGAGGATCCGGCCCGCATCCGCGAGATCCGCCAGGCCCTGATCCAGGGCCTGGGCAAGCCGCACGGCGAGGCCACCCGCGTGACCCGGCGGCCACCGCGCCAGTTCCGTCACTTCGATATCCGCACCCTGATCGAGTTCAAGCAGGACGCGCCCAACCAGCGCACCATCATGGAACTGATCACCGGCGACCGTCCCGGGCTGCTGTCGGCCGTGGCGCGCGCCTTCACCCACTGCGACGTCAATATCCGCAATGCCCGCATCGCCACCTTCGGCGCCCGTGCCGAGGACGTGTTCTACATCACTGACCACGACCACCGGCCGATCCGCGACCAGGCGGTGCTGGACTCCCTGCGTGAGCACATCATCAACGAGCTTGAGCAGAAAACGGACCAGGACCCGGCGTCTGGTACCTAG
- the dapD gene encoding 2,3,4,5-tetrahydropyridine-2,6-dicarboxylate N-succinyltransferase, with product MSEIQSIIEEAFERRADINPRNVETLVKEAVLEAMGMLDSGQARVAEKIDGNWVVHDWLKKAVLLSFRIEDNAFIKGGYTNYYDKVPSKYADYNSRAFRDDGVRVVPPATARRGSYIAPGVVLMPSYVNIGAYVDSGTMVDTWATVGSCAQIGKNVHLSGGVGIGGVLEPIQAAPTIIEDNCFIGARSEIVEGVIVEEGSVISMGVYIGQSTKIYDRDTGEVLYGRVPAGSVVVSGNLPSKDGSYSLYCAVIVKKVDEKTRGKVGLNELLRDI from the coding sequence ATGAGCGAAATCCAGAGCATCATCGAGGAGGCCTTCGAGCGCCGCGCCGACATCAACCCGCGCAATGTCGAAACCCTGGTCAAGGAGGCGGTGCTGGAGGCGATGGGCATGCTGGACTCGGGCCAGGCCCGGGTGGCGGAGAAGATCGACGGCAACTGGGTGGTGCATGACTGGCTGAAGAAGGCCGTGCTGTTGTCCTTCCGCATCGAAGACAACGCCTTCATCAAGGGCGGCTACACCAACTACTACGACAAGGTGCCGTCCAAATATGCCGATTACAACTCGCGCGCCTTCCGCGACGACGGCGTGCGCGTGGTACCGCCGGCCACCGCCCGGCGCGGCAGCTACATCGCCCCCGGCGTGGTGCTGATGCCCTCCTACGTCAACATCGGCGCCTATGTCGACTCCGGCACCATGGTCGACACCTGGGCCACCGTGGGCTCCTGTGCCCAGATCGGGAAGAACGTGCATCTGTCCGGCGGTGTCGGCATCGGCGGCGTGCTGGAGCCGATCCAGGCCGCCCCCACCATCATCGAGGACAACTGCTTCATCGGCGCCCGCTCCGAGATCGTCGAGGGCGTGATCGTCGAGGAAGGTTCGGTCATCTCGATGGGCGTCTACATCGGCCAGAGCACCAAGATCTACGACCGCGACACCGGCGAGGTCCTCTACGGCCGGGTACCCGCCGGCTCGGTGGTGGTATCCGGCAACCTGCCCTCGAAGGACGGCAGCTACAGCCTGTACTGCGCCGTCATCGTGAAGAAGGTCGACGAGAAGACCCGCGGCAAGGTGGGCCTCAACGAACTGCTGCGGGATATCTGA
- a CDS encoding SET domain-containing protein: MQLKNKFIYRHCFVADSAIHGKGLFAKAFIPEDTYLGSYIGPAASRNGPHVLWVTDENGVRRARDGKNFLRYLNHSTEPNAAFDGFDLFALRDIRPREEITIDYGEEPNPDDCPG; this comes from the coding sequence ATGCAGTTAAAAAACAAGTTCATTTATCGGCACTGCTTTGTCGCCGACTCGGCCATCCATGGCAAGGGCCTGTTCGCCAAGGCCTTCATTCCCGAAGACACCTACCTGGGCAGCTACATCGGACCGGCGGCCAGCCGCAACGGGCCGCATGTGCTGTGGGTAACGGATGAAAACGGCGTGCGCCGGGCCCGTGACGGCAAGAACTTCCTCCGCTACCTCAACCACAGCACCGAACCCAACGCCGCCTTCGACGGTTTCGACCTGTTCGCCCTGCGCGACATCCGGCCGCGGGAGGAAATCACCATCGATTACGGCGAGGAACCGAATCCCGACGACTGCCCGGGCTGA
- a CDS encoding DMT family transporter, with amino-acid sequence MTHRNLTLLPILSLLLAACMWGTVWYPLRLLEGGGLHGLWSILIAYSTAMLLGLVLLWRHGGELRRDPQALLVMALANGWCNVAFVLAVIEGPVMRVLLLFYLSPLWSVILARLILGERLSREARLVFAMALTGAVIMLWNPALGLPWPQGTGDWLAVSAGFGFALSNVMIRRMQALSVWSKTAVSWVGVLVVALTMLVVAGQTEVPTVAGGVWLGAVGLGIFGIVVMTLTVQYGVSHLPIHRSAVILLFELVAGAVSSYLLAHELVKPQEWGGGALIVAAAYVSAHAARRQGEVD; translated from the coding sequence GTGACACACCGCAACTTGACTCTGCTGCCCATCCTCAGCCTGCTGCTGGCCGCCTGCATGTGGGGTACCGTCTGGTACCCCCTGCGGCTGCTGGAAGGCGGCGGCCTGCACGGCCTGTGGAGCATTCTGATCGCCTACAGCACCGCCATGCTGCTCGGACTGGTGCTGCTGTGGCGTCACGGCGGCGAACTGCGCCGCGATCCGCAGGCCCTGCTGGTGATGGCGCTGGCCAACGGCTGGTGCAATGTGGCCTTCGTACTGGCGGTGATCGAGGGCCCGGTGATGCGGGTGCTGCTGCTGTTCTATCTCTCGCCGCTGTGGTCGGTGATCCTGGCGCGGCTGATCCTGGGCGAGCGACTCAGCCGCGAGGCCAGGCTGGTGTTCGCCATGGCGCTGACCGGCGCCGTTATCATGCTCTGGAACCCGGCCCTCGGCCTGCCCTGGCCGCAGGGAACCGGCGACTGGCTGGCGGTCTCGGCCGGGTTCGGCTTTGCGCTCAGCAACGTGATGATCCGACGCATGCAGGCGCTGAGCGTCTGGAGCAAGACCGCCGTGAGCTGGGTCGGTGTGCTTGTCGTGGCACTGACCATGCTGGTCGTGGCCGGGCAGACTGAAGTGCCGACGGTGGCCGGCGGCGTCTGGCTGGGTGCGGTCGGACTGGGCATCTTCGGCATCGTGGTGATGACCCTGACCGTGCAGTACGGCGTCAGCCACCTGCCCATTCACCGCTCGGCGGTCATCCTGCTGTTCGAGCTGGTGGCCGGGGCGGTGTCCTCCTACCTGCTGGCGCACGAACTGGTCAAGCCGCAGGAATGGGGCGGCGGAGCACTGATCGTGGCCGCGGCCTATGTCTCCGCACATGCCGCGCGGCGGCAGGGGGAGGTGGATTGA
- a CDS encoding VOC family protein: protein MTTTRLHHVSVIVADTARALEFYRDLLGLPVNPDRPDLGYPGAWLDVGAAQIHLLELPNPDPVADRPAHGGRDRHLALSVADFEGVLARLEAAGVAVGRSRSGRAAAFCRDPDGNAVELIAQPGQSSGFGSSP, encoded by the coding sequence ATGACGACAACCCGATTGCACCACGTCAGTGTCATCGTCGCCGATACGGCGCGGGCGCTGGAATTCTACCGCGACCTGCTGGGTCTGCCGGTCAACCCCGACCGGCCCGATCTGGGTTATCCGGGCGCCTGGCTGGATGTGGGCGCGGCCCAGATCCACCTGCTGGAACTGCCCAATCCCGACCCGGTCGCGGACCGGCCCGCGCATGGCGGGCGCGATCGGCATCTGGCGTTGTCGGTGGCGGACTTCGAGGGCGTGCTGGCGCGGCTGGAGGCGGCCGGCGTGGCGGTCGGTCGCAGCCGCTCGGGTCGGGCGGCGGCCTTCTGCCGCGATCCCGATGGCAACGCCGTGGAACTGATCGCTCAGCCCGGGCAGTCGTCGGGATTCGGTTCCTCGCCGTAA
- the map gene encoding type I methionyl aminopeptidase: MAVTIKSLEEIEKMRIAGRLAADVLQMIRPHVKAGVTTGELDRICHDFIVNEQQAVPAPLNYRGFPKSICTSINHQICHGIPGDKKLKNGDILNIDVTVIKDGYHGDTSRMFCVGEPSVQAGRLIRVCYDAMRTGIEMVRPGVQLGDIGHAIQTFVESNNYSVVREYCGHGIGREFHEDPQVLHYGRPGTGLELRPGMIFTIEPMVNAGKRHTKMLPDNWTVVTKDHSLSAQWEHTVLVTGDGFEVLTLHPSESLDTMPEYP, translated from the coding sequence ATGGCCGTTACTATCAAGTCCCTCGAGGAAATCGAAAAAATGCGCATTGCCGGCCGCCTGGCCGCGGATGTACTGCAGATGATCCGCCCCCACGTCAAGGCCGGGGTAACCACGGGCGAGCTGGATCGTATCTGCCATGATTTCATCGTCAACGAGCAGCAGGCCGTGCCGGCGCCGCTGAACTACCGCGGTTTTCCCAAGTCCATCTGCACCTCCATCAATCATCAGATCTGTCACGGCATCCCCGGGGACAAGAAGCTCAAGAACGGCGACATCCTCAATATCGACGTCACCGTGATCAAGGACGGTTATCACGGCGATACCAGCCGCATGTTCTGCGTCGGTGAACCCAGCGTACAGGCCGGGCGACTGATCCGGGTCTGCTACGACGCCATGCGCACCGGCATCGAGATGGTCAGACCCGGCGTGCAGCTCGGCGACATCGGCCATGCCATCCAGACCTTCGTCGAGTCCAACAACTACTCCGTGGTGCGCGAGTACTGCGGCCACGGCATCGGGCGGGAATTCCATGAGGATCCGCAGGTGCTGCATTACGGTCGTCCGGGCACCGGGCTGGAACTGCGGCCGGGGATGATCTTCACCATCGAACCCATGGTCAACGCCGGCAAGCGCCACACCAAGATGCTGCCCGACAACTGGACCGTGGTGACCAAGGACCACAGCCTCTCGGCCCAGTGGGAACATACCGTGCTGGTGACCGGGGACGGCTTCGAGGTGCTGACCCTGCATCCGTCCGAATCGCTGGATACCATGCCGGAATATCCATGA